The segment ATAGACCTCGGCCAAATTCTCGTGCAATTGAACCTTCTTCTGGCCCGTCGCTTTGGGCAAGACTTTTTCAAAGTAGGGCAATGCTTCCGCGTACTTCTTTTGCTTGAACAATACCATCGCCATCGTATCACCGAACGACGCGTTGTCCGGAGCCGTCTCGATCGCCATCTGAATCAAGCTTTCCGAGCGTTCAAAATCCGGGTCGTCCGATTGGCACAGAACCCAGGCCAGATTGTTGGCTACGATCGCCATCGACGGATCAGCCTTCAAGGCTGCTTCTAAGTGAAAGATTGCCCCCTGCGAATCAGATTCTTGCCACAGCAGATTTCCCAGCGAAAAGTGAGCCAGCGGAACCGTATGGCCTTCCGCGATCCAGGTTTCTAGCTGCTCGCGAAATTTTGCACGCAGGTCCGCTGAATCACTGCGTGCATAAAACGCGTTTAACACCTTGTACACATTCGGGTTCGACGGATTCAACTTGGCGGCTTCCGACAGCATCGCCATGCGTTGTCGATCGGCACTATTTTCAGAACTGGGATCATCACCCGGAATCTGCTCCATCCGCATCAAAACTAGATTGGATGCAATCGCACGAAGCGCCGGATCGTCGCCGGTCAGTCGCAACCCTTCATTCAAGATCGCGTCGACCTGTTCGAATTTTTTCTGACTCGCCAGGATCGCCAACAATCGCACTCGCTGCGCACTGTCCATCGGATCCGACCCGATCGCGTTGACCGCATACGCCTCGGCACGCGTGCTGGCACGAGCCGCGTCTTCTTCGCGACCCAGCCGCCGATACAGATTGCTGATGTCGAACCACAACTCGGGCTTGCGTCCCGCTGCCGACTCGAACCGTTTGACCGCCTCGTCCACCTGCTCGACGGCCAAGTGATAGTTCGCCCACAAAATGTCATTCTCGGGCGTGGCATCGCGAGCCCCATGGCGAAGATGGAACTGTAACTTTTCGACCAAATCCTTGTTCGTACCGTTCTTGGCAATCGCAGCACCATACATGATCGCTTTCTGCCGGTGCGCCGATGCGAACCCCACCGAATCATCGGGTGCCAAACGGTCCAACATTTCTCGCGCCGCCTGAGTATCCCCGGACGCATCCAGGATCGAGACCCAGTTCATTTGGTCCTGTTCGCTGCCACGGTCACCGGCACCGACCAACCGCGAGTAATAGAACTTGGCCTTCTCCAAATCCTTGTCCGCAACCGCCTGACGAGCCGCCAACCGATATTCGACCGCGATATCATCGCTAGTCGTCATCGCACGAACGATCAATCCAGCAACGACCAGGATCGCCAAGATCGCCGGTGAATAGATCAGAACTCGATACAAATTACGTTTCATCGAAACCAGGTCGGGTAAGAAGTCCAAGCGTCAGCGAACCATCGCCAATCAAAGCAGCCCGATGATCCCAAATCGCAAGTCTGGATCTCCCATCGTATCCGCCGTCCCCCCCGATTTCAACGACAACCAGCCACACCTATGAATTCACAACATCCATAACACGATGCTTCGCCGGAGCCAAATCGCAAACAAGGCACCCTGGGCGAGCCAAAGCTGCGCGGGCGAACTTGGGCCCTCGGAATGTCACGCCGTTGGCGCGAATGCCCAAGCTAAGACGTCGCCGGTAAGAACTAGTAAAGTGCTAGCACCGAGCCGACCTAGCGCAACGACCGACGCCGACGGCGCTGAATGAACACGCCAGCATAAGCAACTGATGCAAAGCCAAAAGCCGAAGGCTCCGGCACGGCCGTGACGGTTACGTCCATCCCAACGAATCCAATCGAACCGCTCGTCGCTTCAAGTTTAAATGACTGATTAGCGGCGAGTGCGAATGGAGTCGTAAAGATGAACTCAGTTCCCGAAGCGATTGTCTGACCCGCGAACTCAAAGCCTTCTCCGGAAACAAAGCTCTGGAAGGACAGAGATGAAACCGTCACCGCTCTATTGAAACTCAACGTAACCGACTCGCTTAAGTTCGCGTCGAATCGGTCCGTGGTATCGCCAGTCGTACCGACTGCTCCAGCCCGATCAACACCAAAGCTGCCAGAATTGGCATTGACCGATGGTGCCGCTAAGGGATTGTTGTCCGCAATTTCAATGATCGACAGCTCAAGACCGGGAAAGCCAACTACCGACAACCCACTGGCTCCAGCGGTTTTGTCATCAATAGTATCTCCGAACGTCGTCGTCCCCGATGCATTTCGAAAATCGATGAAGTCAGCACGGGCCCAACAGCATCCCACGACGCTCAACAATCCGGCTATGGCTAGTCTTCTGAACATGTTCCGGTCTCCGAGTCGCAAAGAGTGAAAGGAAGCCGCCAACTTCCGACGCCAATAAGATAGGCGATTTGACCGGAGGATTCAAATGTTCACAGAGCGACAACGACCGATTTCACCGAACCTTCATCGCCCAAGACTTCACGACCACGCAGAAAGACGCTGCAGACCACGCGGCTGGCCCATCCGGCCAAAGCCACCATTTGCCTGGATCGGCCCGTAAGAGACTGCTCCAGTACGAGCAATTCACACTCCCCGTGGGCATTGGTATCTACCCAAGTCTGACGAATTCAATTCACCCTCCCTTGGGGAGGGTCGCGGAGGAGCTTGCGACGACGCGGGGAGGGGCGTCTCGCAAGACGGGCAGTATTCGTCCGTCGCGAACTCCCTCCCCGAAACCTCGTGCCTCGGCTCCGACCCTCCCCAAGGAGGGTGAAGAGTGCTTAGGTAGATACCAATGCCCTCCCAGAGGGCATCGGTATCTACCCAAGTCTGACGAATTCAATTCACACTCCCTTGGGGAGGGTCGCGGAGGAGCTTGCGACGACGCGGGGAGGGGCGTCTGGCAAGACGGGCAGTATTCGTCCGTCGAGAATCCCCTCCCCGCTCGTTCCTCGCGGCCCTCCCAGAGGGAGGATGAAATCATTTTCAATGCTGTTACTTGAGCAGTCACCGTCGACCGGGCTGACCGTGGTTATCGAAAAAAGGCACAGAGCCCGTTAACGCCGAATGAAAAAGCGCTTCCGCTGACAAGCTAGAAGTCGATGTCAGCTCAATTTCCGTGTCGTGGATGAGGCCACAAGTCCTTCGCAGTGGAGAGACTCGTGGCCTTGTCCACGACGGCGAAAGCCGCTATCCGCCCGCTTCCTACTCGGCGGTTGCGGCCGCAGCGCCAGCCCAACGCGGACCGTCAAGCAACTCTTTGCGAGCGGCAAAAAACAGGGCCTTTAGCGAGGCAATCTGTTCGTCAGTGTAGGGCCCCGAACGATCCGAGTAGAGCTGGATGGTCGTGCCAGGAAGGTTCGGCAGGGTGGGATCACCAAAACCGAAACGCTTAGCCGTGGCCTTGATAATATTGCTGGCCCGACTCGCACGACACGACGCGACAGCGTCTAGCGGGACGAAGCTTTGTCGTTACTCAACAATTGAATATCGTGATCAACCATTGATTTGACGATGCCATCGATGCCGGTCGTTGCTTTCCACCCCAAATCGGCATGGGCACGACTAGCATCGCCCACCAAATTTGTGACCTCAGCTGGGCGAATGAAGCGAGGATCAGCTTGATAGTGGTCGCGCCAGTTCAAACCGACTCTTTCAAAAGCACTCGAAAGGATATCTTCGACGCTGTGTGAGGTCCCGGTTGCCAATACATAGTCATTGGGTGAGTCTTGATCGAGCATTCGCCACATTGCGTCGACATAGTCCGGTGCATATCCCCAATCGCGACGTGCATCGAGGCTGCCCATCCGTATCGTGTCTTCCAATCCCAACGAAATCGCGGCGGCAGCACGAGTAATTTTGCGGGTCACGAATGACTCGCCCCGACGTGGCGATTCGTGGTTATAGCAAATCGCATTGACCGCAAACAAACCGAACGACTCGCGATACAACCGGGTCATTTGGGTCGCAAAGGCTTTGGCGACACCATACGGCGAAACGGGTCTCATCGCCGTATTCTCATTTTGTGGACCAGTCTCAGGCCTGCCAAATATTTCGCTACTGCTGATGTGCAACAATCGCGGCGACTTGGGTAAATCTCGCAAAATCTCAAGCAGCTTAAGCGTCCCCATCGCAGTGAACTGACACGTCGATTCGGGGATTTCAAAACTAGCACCAACATGGCTTTGACCGGCCAGATGATAGACTTGATCTGGCGCCGTCTTATTCAATATCCGTCGAATCGTCGTTACGTCATCCAAATCGGCGTAGTGCAAGAACAATCGCGAATTGTAAATGCTCTTATCATGAAAAATTGGATCCAAACGCAATCGCGAAATCGAACTACTACGACGAACCAATCCATGAACCGTGTACCCCTTTCGAAGCAGCAATTCCGTCAGATAAGAACCGTCCTGCCCTGTAATTCCAGTAATCAGTGCGGATGGCGAGTTCGATTCGGTCATGATCTACAGGTGATTATTTTTGGGTTATTGCTTGACGCAAATGTGCGAAGTGGCCGTCAACGTTAAAGCGACGATTCTTGCCCAAACAAAGTTGTCAGGCTCGACAGCGGGCAGCATAGTCTTTGTCTGGCGTGGACACGGAAGTTTGCTTCAGCAAGCTGAGTTCGTCGAAAACAAACGATCCAACGTTCGTCGCCATAAAATCAGACACAAACAAACTCTGATTTCACCAGATGTTTAGACGCTAGATCCAGTCAGCTTACCGAGCAGCACCGGCCCAGCGGGGCCCATCAAGAAGTTCTTTACGAGCGGCAAAGAACAGGGCTTGCAGCGATGCGATCTGTTCGTCGGTGTAAGATCCCGAACGATCCGAATAGAGCTGGATCGTTGAGCCGGGAAGATTCGGCAGAATAGGCCCACCGAACCCGAACCGTCTGGAAACGCTATCGACTAGAATTTCGACCGCCTGAACTGGTTGAAGAAGACTCTCCCGCCAATCCAAGTCACGCATCTCACTGCGATTGCGGTCAACGACGGTAAACATTACGTACCCCGAACTACCATCTCTTTTTGACATCGTTAATTCCGAGAAAGACAGGTTATTAAACGGAACATCGGTCGGTGATTCAACAAAGTAATCGGGCGAGGTTACCCAACCAACATTGACGTAGCAAACATTCAAATTGTGCCACTCGGCCCAGGGGCAATCGACGGAAAGAACCGCTCGAACACCGTCTCGCTGGAACCCCCAGGTGTACGAATCCGGAGCCTGCAGACCATTCTTCACGCGTTCAACATGCTGAAAACCTGAACGAGACCATCCCGCTAAATCGGCGGGCAAATCGGTTTCAGTTGACGCCGCCAACCGCGGCATTTGATCCATCGAGACAATCCCTTGATCGGGATCGCGCATCGCTGCGAACCACCCCAGCCCAATGATCGGCAGCAGGAGTGCGCCAATGGCTATCAGAGCCTTGCGTGAAAGCCCCCCCAGCAATCCACCGGCCTGCTCCAAGCCGTCGTCGCCCATCGAGTCCGTGCCATGAAACCCTCGGGCGCGGGCGAGTCGCTCGGCACGTGACTCTTTCATCTCGCCATCGGATCCCATCACTTCAGGACGCCGCAGCGACGGCAATCGCAATCCCGATCGTGCAACCATTTCACCCCCGTCTTCGACGTGGATTTCATCATCCCCTTCATCGAACCAGGCTATGCCCAGCTGACGCTGACAGAACACGCCGACGATTTGATCGGTGCTGGCCACCATCCCCAAGATGAACGCGAACACGACCATCGATAACATCTCGTGTCCGGCACCGCTGGCGTACCAAGGACTGACATTATCGGCCAGCACCACACAGGCAGCCACGCGGATGGCATTACCAATCAAGACCCAAAACACGGTCTGAACTAAATTGAAACACGTGCGAACCAGCCGGTGATGGGAAACCACCGCATAGACCGCCACCACCGCCAGTGACGAAAACAACGATCGCACGCCGCTGCATGCTTCCTCGGTCATGTACTGCGACTTTTCGGTAATCAACACGACGCCTTCGCGAAGGTGACGAATCCCGGCACCATCCAATAGCAAACTGGCAAGCTGACTCGCGAAGAACTGCATCTTGAAGATCAGCGTGTCGTCGTAGTTCATCGGCAAGGGAATTGCCAGCAACCACAGCGCCAACACCGGGGCCATCACCCACAATCCGCCCGAACCGACAAGTCCGTACGTAAGTACGCACGATGCCAGCGCCGTCGCCACGATGCCGACCCAAGGACTGTTCAGCAAATGGGCCGCTAACACCAGCACCACAATCACCCCGGCCCCGGTCATCAAGACGGATGTCCGAGGCCACGTGGCGGCTTCGACCGCCGCCGGCCAGCGCATCTTGGCCAGCACGCCAATCATCAAAATCAACAGCGGAAAGTACTGGTAATGCCCATCCCGCCAGGTCCAGGTGAAATACGTCCACCACAGCGGCGCAAACGCCAGCAAGGTCAAAGCAACCAATCCCCAAACCGCCGGTCTAATCGTCGTCGCGTCCAGCCGAGGTGAAGCGTCGGCCATTGGTGAGTTTTCAGTCATGGCGAGGGAGTAGGTGTTAGGCGACAGGTTTTAGGGAACAGGTTCCTGGGAACAGGCGCAGCGGCGGGAAAGTTTTTTTGGGCAGGGAGGCCGGATGGGGCCAGCTTACGGCAAAGACGTGCTGATTTCCAACCGCCGGGCATCGGTAAATGCGTATTGGACGTCGATCCTGACGTCACTTCAATATCGATTCACCCCAGGTGGCCCACTTCACGCCCATAGTCATCAAATGAAGACCATTTGCCCTGGGTCCACTGAAATTAGTGTTTGATTAGCGAAGATGAGTGTTCCCAAAATGCTACCAACTGGAACACTCATCGTGTCTAATCGCACACTAATTCCATCGCGTCCCCTTAACCTGATGCGGATCGCCTATTCACCCCTCCATTTCACGTGCGCTAACATCACTCTCCCTCCGGGAGAGTCGAGCGTCAGCGAGGAGAGGGCATCCGCGCATCAAAGCCCCACCCGGCCGCTACAGCGTCCGACCTCCCCGCAGGGAGGTGAATTAGGTAGTTGCCAAGCAACACCGAAAAACCTACACGCCCTTCTTCCGCAAGCAAGCAAGCGACGCGACCGGCCGAGGTGAAGCGTCGGCCAATGGTGAATTTTCAGTCATGGCGAGGGAGTAGGTGTTAGGCGACAGGTTTTAGGGAACAGGTTCCTGGGAACAGGCGCAGCGGCGGGAAAGTTTTTCCGGCAGGGAGGCCGGATGGGGCCAGCTTACGGCAAAGACGTGCTGATTTCCGACCGTCGGGCATCGGTGCATCCGTATTGGACGTTGATCCTGACGTCACTTCAATATCGATTCACCCCAGGTGGCCCAATTCACGCCCATAGGCATCAAATGAAGACCATTTGCCCTCGGTCCACTGAAATTAGTGTTTGATTAGCGAAGATGAGTGTTCCCAAAATGCTACCAACTGGAACACTCATCTTCGCTAATCGCACACTAATTCCATCACCTCTCTTCGACTTGATGCGGATCGCCTATTCACCCCTCCATTTCACGTGCGCTAACTTCACTCTCCCTCCGGGTATTGGTATCTATACAAATCTGACCAATTCAATTCACCCTCCCTTGGGAGGGTCGCGGAGGAGCTTGCGACGACGCGGGGAGGGGCGTCTGGCAGGATGGGCTGTATTCGTCGGTCGCGAATCCCCTCCCCGAAACTTTCCTCTCCCCGAAAGCTAATGCCTCGGCTTCGACCCTCCCCAAGGAGGGTGAAGAAAACTTGTGTAGATACCAATGCCCTCCGGGAGAGTCGAGCGTCAGCGAGGAGAGGGCATCCGCGCATCAAAGCCCCACCCGGCCGCTACAGCGTCCGACCTCCCCGCAGGGAGGTGAATTGAGCAGTTGCCAAGCAACACCGAAAAACCTACACGTCCTTCTTCCGCAAGCGGGCGACGCGAAAACGCCATTTTTAAAAACTAGCGGCGGTCTCCCCGACCGACCGCTAGACGTCGTCCGCAGGTGATGTTGGTGGCGCAACAACAGCAGCCTTGCGAATCTGTTGCGCCTTCTTCCGATCCTTGCCTTTTTTCTTATCGTCTTCTTCGTAATAGGAATTGTTTTCGCGATAGCCGTACGAATAACCGTACGAGTATCCGTACCCATACTGATAGGACGAACCGTAGTTGTAATTGCCTTCCGCTTCGCTGGACTTCCCGTACCCGCGAGCGGCTCGGCTGCCGACACCGTTGACGACGATCCCCAGCACGTTGGCGTCGAGCGTTTCCAACATCCGTGTCGCCTGAGCAACCGCTGGCTTGATGTTCTTGCGCAATCGAACCACCAAAATCACACCATCCACACGCGACGCTAAGTTGGCCGGATCACTCACCGCCAGCAGCGGCGGCGTATCGACAATGATCATGTCGTATTGCTTGCGAAGCAAATTCAGCAACCGATCGAAGTTCGGTGACGACAACAATTCCGATGGGTTGTCCGGCCGTTCGCCGGCCGTCATCACCGACAAGTTCGCCACCACCGACCGTGTGATCGCCGCCTGAATCCGGTCATCCAAACCCGCCGCATCCGCTTCGCACTGCTCAATCGCCCAAGCGGTTCCCTTGTCATTTTCAATGCCCATGACCTTGCCCACGCGAGGCCGTCGCAGGTCACCGTCCATCAACAGCACCCGGCGGCCGGATTGAGCGATCGCAACGGCGACGTTGGCGGCAATGGTCGACTTGCCGTCCGACGGTGTCGAGCTGGTCATTTGCAACACTTGGTTGTTGCCGGATTGATTGCTGAAGTAGATCGCCGTCCGAATCGCCCGAAACGCTTCGGCCTTTTGCCCCTTACCACTAAAGAACGTGACCAACCGCGAATCCAGATGTTCGCCCACCTCACCGGGTTCGACCTTGTGTGGTTTCAGAACCGGCACATGCCCAATGATCGGCAACCGAGTGTGTTCGGCAATGTCACGAGCACTGTGGTAGGACCGATCCGACATTTCCCGCAGCAAGGCCAACCCAAAGGCAAGCATGCCGCCCAGCAGCCCACCCAAAATCAACGACTTCGGCATCGATGGCGCAAACTGGTAGCCCAGCTTGGCGGTATTGAGCGGGAAGACTTTCAAGCCATCGCCGCCCGACATCAAATTGACTTCGTCCAAGCGAGCGACAATGCGATCATAGAGTTGTTGTTGCCGATCAATTTCACGAACAAACTGTGCCGATCGAATTTCACTATCACTTTCGGCGCGAGCCTGAGTCATTTCAGCTTCGTAGGCGTCGGAAACCACCGTCAGTTCCGAATCGAGAGCGTCCATTTCTTGACGAAGCGCCCCGACGGCAAATCGCACTTGTTCCATCGCCCGATTTCGCGGCTCAAGATCCTCATCTGGGTTTTGAAAACTAGACGCCTCGGCCGCGGCGGCCTTCATCGCTTCATCCAGTTCGGCGTTGAGCCGTTTCTCGTTTTCCTCAACTTTTTCGATCGTCTTTTCAATCAGCGCAATTCGTTTGTTGATCGTGTCGATCGCCGGGTGATCGCGACCGACCGTATCCACCAGCGATTCGCGTTCCAGTTGAAGCGGTAACAGGCTTTCCTGCCGCATCCGTTCGCCAGCGTTCAACAACGGCTTGCTGCGGATCTTTTCAAGTTCCCATTTTTGTTCCGGCGACATCGACCGTGTGAAGTCGGCGGCCGCATCGTCCGTCGCCTGAAAGCTACTATTAAGCGCCATCAAGATCGCTTCGTAGGGCTGTTCCTCTTCCATCGCCTTGCGAGTGGAGGACAGCAAAGACGAAAGCTTGGCCTTTTGAATCAGCAGATCTTGCCGCTGA is part of the Rubripirellula reticaptiva genome and harbors:
- a CDS encoding polysaccharide biosynthesis tyrosine autokinase, translating into MNQMQSQDETRSPDLADRRGREMAASPVGGGHLDYAKVAWNARYLLALGTLIGLAVGYFHFTRQPAMYRSAAQVQIVESLARNLPVDGLDTGLKGRNLGDEAIVMRSEQILRRAAELGELSTAPEFAGMAPEQIAAAIGDASLSIGSAGSSIGSSVFQIQFNSTSPSTSQRVVQAVTDAYASHLKEQFRNVGQETIDLIQTARNDVLAKLDTLEGEFSDFKKSSGLIYRGNDTTSIHRDNADRFMAQRQDLLIQKAKLSSLLSSTRKAMEEEQPYEAILMALNSSFQATDDAAADFTRSMSPEQKWELEKIRSKPLLNAGERMRQESLLPLQLERESLVDTVGRDHPAIDTINKRIALIEKTIEKVEENEKRLNAELDEAMKAAAAEASSFQNPDEDLEPRNRAMEQVRFAVGALRQEMDALDSELTVVSDAYEAEMTQARAESDSEIRSAQFVREIDRQQQLYDRIVARLDEVNLMSGGDGLKVFPLNTAKLGYQFAPSMPKSLILGGLLGGMLAFGLALLREMSDRSYHSARDIAEHTRLPIIGHVPVLKPHKVEPGEVGEHLDSRLVTFFSGKGQKAEAFRAIRTAIYFSNQSGNNQVLQMTSSTPSDGKSTIAANVAVAIAQSGRRVLLMDGDLRRPRVGKVMGIENDKGTAWAIEQCEADAAGLDDRIQAAITRSVVANLSVMTAGERPDNPSELLSSPNFDRLLNLLRKQYDMIIVDTPPLLAVSDPANLASRVDGVILVVRLRKNIKPAVAQATRMLETLDANVLGIVVNGVGSRAARGYGKSSEAEGNYNYGSSYQYGYGYSYGYSYGYRENNSYYEEDDKKKGKDRKKAQQIRKAAVVAPPTSPADDV
- a CDS encoding tetratricopeptide repeat protein, with the protein product MKRNLYRVLIYSPAILAILVVAGLIVRAMTTSDDIAVEYRLAARQAVADKDLEKAKFYYSRLVGAGDRGSEQDQMNWVSILDASGDTQAAREMLDRLAPDDSVGFASAHRQKAIMYGAAIAKNGTNKDLVEKLQFHLRHGARDATPENDILWANYHLAVEQVDEAVKRFESAAGRKPELWFDISNLYRRLGREEDAARASTRAEAYAVNAIGSDPMDSAQRVRLLAILASQKKFEQVDAILNEGLRLTGDDPALRAIASNLVLMRMEQIPGDDPSSENSADRQRMAMLSEAAKLNPSNPNVYKVLNAFYARSDSADLRAKFREQLETWIAEGHTVPLAHFSLGNLLWQESDSQGAIFHLEAALKADPSMAIVANNLAWVLCQSDDPDFERSESLIQMAIETAPDNASFGDTMAMVLFKQKKYAEALPYFEKVLPKATGQKKVQLHENLAEVYDALGQPKMAEKHRKESGRKAEAETAENEAKPTEADGDSADADQAEPTEAAASPAE
- the xrtU gene encoding exosortase U, which encodes MTENSPMADASPRLDATTIRPAVWGLVALTLLAFAPLWWTYFTWTWRDGHYQYFPLLILMIGVLAKMRWPAAVEAATWPRTSVLMTGAGVIVVLVLAAHLLNSPWVGIVATALASCVLTYGLVGSGGLWVMAPVLALWLLAIPLPMNYDDTLIFKMQFFASQLASLLLDGAGIRHLREGVVLITEKSQYMTEEACSGVRSLFSSLAVVAVYAVVSHHRLVRTCFNLVQTVFWVLIGNAIRVAACVVLADNVSPWYASGAGHEMLSMVVFAFILGMVASTDQIVGVFCQRQLGIAWFDEGDDEIHVEDGGEMVARSGLRLPSLRRPEVMGSDGEMKESRAERLARARGFHGTDSMGDDGLEQAGGLLGGLSRKALIAIGALLLPIIGLGWFAAMRDPDQGIVSMDQMPRLAASTETDLPADLAGWSRSGFQHVERVKNGLQAPDSYTWGFQRDGVRAVLSVDCPWAEWHNLNVCYVNVGWVTSPDYFVESPTDVPFNNLSFSELTMSKRDGSSGYVMFTVVDRNRSEMRDLDWRESLLQPVQAVEILVDSVSRRFGFGGPILPNLPGSTIQLYSDRSGSYTDEQIASLQALFFAARKELLDGPRWAGAAR
- a CDS encoding GDP-mannose 4,6-dehydratase; translation: MTESNSPSALITGITGQDGSYLTELLLRKGYTVHGLVRRSSSISRLRLDPIFHDKSIYNSRLFLHYADLDDVTTIRRILNKTAPDQVYHLAGQSHVGASFEIPESTCQFTAMGTLKLLEILRDLPKSPRLLHISSSEIFGRPETGPQNENTAMRPVSPYGVAKAFATQMTRLYRESFGLFAVNAICYNHESPRRGESFVTRKITRAAAAISLGLEDTIRMGSLDARRDWGYAPDYVDAMWRMLDQDSPNDYVLATGTSHSVEDILSSAFERVGLNWRDHYQADPRFIRPAEVTNLVGDASRAHADLGWKATTGIDGIVKSMVDHDIQLLSNDKASSR